In Xiphophorus maculatus strain JP 163 A chromosome 9, X_maculatus-5.0-male, whole genome shotgun sequence, the genomic window AATGTGTTTCAGCTTCAGCctttaaaataatgtctttGTATTGTGTATgactaaagaaaaagaagaaacattccTAATCATTTcacattgtgtttctttttactttgctgtCAGTAACCAATTGTGTGTAGAAATTGTTCGTTATtggctaaaaacacaaaaatatgtggaaatCTTGTAGAATCTGGAGACTATCTAGACCAgtggtgggcaatcctggtcctcgaggtcCTCtcagatgtctccctggtccaacacacttgaatccaacagctgaatcacctcctaagtgcagtgaagttctccagagtcctgctaatgacctcattatttgattcaggtgtgttgaagtagagatacatctaaaagttgcaggagaccggccctcgaggcctggagttgcccactcCTGATCTAGACACTGTGGCTGTAATACTGTAAACTGGATCCATGACCCAAACCTTGATTCTCTGCTAATTACAGACAAGCTTCAAACCCAGGGAAGGGTAAAGGTCTGTACTCTGCCTGGATGAGAGCCACACTGTTCCTTGGTTCAACAATCAGTTGGATCTTGCTATGCAAAAGCGGGAAGAGCAAATTTTCCCAGAGAGGTCAGGAGAAATGTAATTCCTCAATAGCTGGAATGCACTCTCTGGTTTGccttctgagaaataaaaactactatAACGAGTTTTTAAAGCAAGTCGTCGATTGTAGAGGCAGatttttaaactgcattttaagATGGGATGCAAAACTTAAGAGCGACAGGCAAGGTAGAAAGGAAGAATGAAGAGTTTAGAGTTCCTATTCGCCACTTCCAACCCCAAACTCTACTAAACCCCATCTATTTCACGATACCAGTCCGAACACAGCTCCCACTGGGAGGAAAAAGCAGCATAAAGCCCCTGTAAGTAATACTGAAAGACCATGAATTTATGGAGGTGAAAAGGGGGACAGAGGGTTTGATGATGTGGCATGTAGTTGTGATTCAACATGGTGGTATACTACTGGTTTCCCTTTCTAACAAACAGTCAAATCATTTCGAGGTACATTTGCCTCCTTACATTTTCATTCTCTCCAAATCTAATAGGAGGGGCCTGAAAATctcaccaaaaaataaaataaaataaaaaaatccggCTTTACTGTCGATATCGGCAGGCATCTCTGGCTTTGCAAAGGCAGAACTGGAGCAACTGGGAAGCTTGGATGAAGTCACTGTTAGAAAAGGAGAATCTCTCTGTAGGCTTCATTCATGTGTCATTGTGTACGTGTCGAGTCTGCATTTCCTGTGATCTGAAAGTTGAATCTAAAACTAACCTGAATGAGGCCTCTGGCGTGTTTGAGGCAGTCTGGTGTGACAGCAGCAAGCCCGAACGCAGCCgttataaaaacacatctgCACAAACAAGAACACCTGAATACGTACATTCACATCATCCATCAGAAATGAAAACGATCAATTAATCCCCACAATAGAGTTGTCTTTCCTTCACCTTCACCTCCAAAACTTTTCCTCTGGAGGATCTTTAAGGCTGTAAACCTTTTTGTGTATATCTGCCTGTGTCAAGGCTTGATCACGTCCTCCTGAGCCAGAGGAGCTACATCAAAGATTAATGACACATCCCAGCACTGACGGTGTTTTCTCAGAGTTAAGCAGCGCTCTGCTCGGGTGTGCTGGGTTAGAGTGCACCTCCGTACGCTCCACAGTTCTGCAGCACCAGAGGCTGAAACCTTCTGGATGGTCAAAGGCAGCGGTGGGGAATTAAGGCAGAGTTTTAACACTGATTCAACAATTAAATACTTAACTCTGCTTCTGTCTTTCATCATCATTTTCAGTCGTATGTGGCTCTCTGTGATGTTGTagcaaaaagaaacagttaTGAAGAGCCTCACTTGGCTCTATTTAGGCGGTATGACAACAAGCGGAGGACCTCTCCTTGGCCTCCACATCAGAACCTGGGCGTCATTGGCGTTCGGCTTCCCCATGGCGTTTGGAGGGACGGGCTCCATGCGGCTCAGCACCCGCGGTTGTTCCTGGTACAGCCGGCCCACCAGCCGGGCTCTGGAGCCCAGAGGCTGGGCTGGATCCACAACTATGTCCACCCTCATCCGCCACTTGATGGTGTGTAGCAGGATCTTCTCCTTGGACGTGGTGTTCAGCGCCACCAGCCAGGTGGTGAAGCTCTGGTCCCTCTTGATGTTGGTCAGCAAGGGCGTGTTGGACTCGCTGACCGGCACGGCCCAGGTGACACTGGGGTAAAAGTTATCATTCATGCTGACTGTGAAGCGGGACGGTTTGGAGGTGGGCCCCACTATGGTGACGGTCTCTGTTGTGTTTCCGTACCAGGGATAACTGATGCCATCGGAGTCGCTGATGGCCCTCACCAGACCCTCCCGCAGCTGAGGCAGCTCCCAGCTCGACCTGCAGGGAGACAGAAATGAAATCCCCTTCTGGGTAACCAAGCTTTGGTTTCACAAGCTCAAGAGtacaaaaacaagtaaaaaacaaacccaaaacttCTGTCTATCTATCCGTACATGCTTGCAGGGAAGCAGAGAGGGTCtgttttgggtaaaaaaaacaacaaaaaaaaaaaacagggtaTGCCCTGGATATCATCCATAAATCTTAAAACCACATGACTTCTCTTTAACGGAAACCAAGTTTAACTTAACCTAACTTCAAACCTCTGTTCAACTTTTGTAAAAGATGGAGTCTTAAGTAGAAATTCTCatttaatgctaaaatgtttttgacttgCAGGCGCGACGGTGGCGCAGGTGTAAAGTGGGCGACCCATACGGGGGCCTAAGACCTCAACATGGCCGTCATGAGTTTGAGCCCTGACCTGTTGACCTTTCCCGCATGTTTTCCCTCTCTCTGATAACCCACTTTCGGTCTGACTGCTgttaaataaaggccactagaacTGCAGAAAACctcaagataaaaataaaatgtaaaaaaattacatagatATTTGGAGGGCTCTGCTTGATCcacatttattgtgaaactgaaaaattaactGTTTACCAgtcaacaaactgaaaaagttaGCTTCATATATCATCAGTCATACCATCCACATAGTGCATAAGAACACAAAGAAATCTCGTTTTCTTTCTAGCTTATGTTTgaagctagaaaaaaaacctactttCTATGTCATTTTCGAAGGTGGGGAGTTAAAAATTGAGCGTTTAGTGTTTACTGGTGGAGGTTTTTTAGCAAACATAAAAGTCGGTGTTTGACAATACTGTTCGTCAAGTGAACTCATTGACTTCTGCCTGTCACTTTTTATTTCGCAGACGGTTTTGTTCGTTGGTCTTTGAGCACATCTCTGACTGTGGTACTAATTTGatgtttgagtgttttgctGCAAGAATTTTAAGACCTTTTggaggacttttatttttttatcaaactggTTGAAGATTATTTTCTCAGACGTCTGACAGAAGAGAACTTCCAACACTTCAACACCTCAAACTATTTTCCACTCTTGATGCTTTATGATGAAATAATTTGGAAATTCAGATGAAGAATCTTGAAGACTTTTgtgtcattgttttaaaaatgtttttttttgttctttttttacagGGACAAGTTTGACACTGGGGtcaaagtcacattttctgtaaacagataaaaacatataGAATGACTTAAAGACAAAGAGCTTTGCTTATCATTTTATGCAACTTTGCTATTTACCGTACTATCATTTAtcgaaaacaatatttaattgaCTTGATGTAATGACTTTGAACTTGCTCTGTAATTCAGTCAAACGTACTTTTTTGTtactaaaacatgcaaaccaTAAAATAATAGCACAGATGTTGCTTGAAACACTGAATTAAATGtttcctctttaattctttTTGTATATCATTTAATCctaaactcaataaaaaaaaagactgtagATTTCTCTTGAAGGtgtaattcttttattttgattgttttgcgcctgtttttatccttcatattttccataattttatatttatctttaatATTCTCAGTCTTATTTGAAATCAAAAGCATTGGTGCAAGAGGGGGGCATTTATGACCCCGTTCACCCTTTAGCCTTTCCAGACTGTGTGAAAtgtaatttcacttttaacaattctgtacattttttgttgtctcTGTTGATTTGATTGACACCTTTGTCTCTGTTGTTGGAAGCTTTCTAGTTAGTTTGTTTTACCTGGATCCCCAGGTAACAGAacagccttaaaataaatccatctttTACAGCCGGGTGCTAACCTGATACATTTTTTTGCCAGCGGTGCCAATAAAAATGGAAAGCACTGCAAAACCTTGACAATGCAAACCAAACTGCTGTCAGGGCATGATCATCTCTTTGTTTTGCACAGTTTGCTGCCCTCTCGTCCTCCACTATTTGTCGAGCTTTTATGATTCCGAAGCCCCTTTCCTCTCCCCAGTTTATGCAGTACACCCACCTTAGACCTGGACCCCGCAGGATTAAACACCCCCTCACATATGCCTTCGCTGATAACGCGTGTTTGTGCGTGTTGTGGGGGACGGCATGTCCCCGTGGGCACAGTTTGAGTGCCAGAGAGCGAGCAGCAAATGTTGCTTCATCTAATAGCAGCTTTTCTATTTACGTGCCAGAGTCACAGGAACAAAATCTGTCGGTGGGCGTCTGAATGAAGAAGGGCTGACAAGCACAGTGAACCTGCTGTGTGCACAAATGCTCCAACTCCCAGAGCCATGCACCAGCATCAGCATGCTGGCGCAGCATTGCCCGGAAGCTGCTCACTGTTTGCACGATAAATCACTCAGTCGGGGCACGATGGAGACTCTGGTGACTTAGATGTTAACTTACATGCCGATGTCTCCGTAGGTGTTGTAAAACTCCATCTGAGTGCACGCCTGGATCCAACCCACCACCCAGGTCTCGTTGCGCGGAATGGGGGGCATGACAATCCGCGCAGCGGCTTTAAAGTAGGGCGTCTTGTATCGGAGCACAATGGGGGAGTTTTCCTCTATGACAGTCGGACAGTGGTCTATGGTGGCGGACAGGTCATGCACCACGATGTTCTCCCGCTTGATTCGCGACTTGTTGCAGGCTATGCTCTGAATGCAGCCCATGACTGCGCAGGAGAAGGAGAACCTCACAGGCCCGGGGAACCTCGCAGCTGGCTGGGACTCGACCAGTATCAACACTATGAGGCCGTACATCAGATGAGACTGGGAGGCAGAGGTGGGTGTCACCACACTGAAGGTATACAGATCAGAATAAGGATCACGGGGACTTTCTGACCCCCTGGAGACTCCAAACCAGTCGAGCGCTTCTCTGCTTAGACACTGTCAAAGGGaaactttcagtttctttgCACCCTTTCCTTGAGGATCTGACCCATCCTTCTGCAACCCCTACCCACAGCCTTTGATCCTGCTCCTCCTGCCCGGAGTTGTCATGTCATAAGAGGCTTTGGGGGACCGGCGGACACCGTGGCGCCGGCTGGGAGACCCGGTGTTCGGGCGGCGGCAGCTGTGATAGCGGATGCGGCGTTGTGCATGAGAAGATAAAGCACCTGGACTGAACCCGAGGGATGGTTTTAGTAGAGTCCGTCATGCCTTTGGACTCGAAGCGAAGCAGACCCGGcgaaataaaagaaatctgtgAAGCATCCGAACATCCGCGATGCTAGATCTCCTCTGAAGACAAGACGAATCCGCCGATCAAACTGAGAAATATCCTGGCTGGGACTACTTcctatggatggatggaacagTCTCAtgcagagtaaaaaaagaagaagaaacccgGTGTCATAGTAACCGTGTTGAGCGGCTTCCGTGGCATCCTCATCCGACGAAACTGCGGAGTGTCGCTGTTCACCCTGCGTGGTGCTGAACCCGCTCATGGACCAATGAACTGCAGGGGGAGACTCGGGGCGTAGGAGTCTACACTGTAGTAGATCTACGACCTGGTTCCTCCATATTGGAATAATGCGTTCTAATcccacaataataaaaaatacaagccCCCAGTGGATGGGATGACGACTACACCAGTCTATAGGAGGTGCCCTGTGGGCTCCAGCTTTCAACTGGTTCTAACCTCATAAACACACCTCTGGTTCATATAGTGCCAGTCTACTGTattgctgcaaaacaaaattttatacAAACCAGACTGAAAGTGATAGACCACTGATAGACAACTGCAAGGTACCACTagagtttcaaataaaaaggaagttataaaaataaattagaaaatgaaatcTTAAAACCATATTCAATGTTCAACAGTAGCTGGTTTACATATGAGCTCAATTTTAGTGAATTAACAGCCACTCCCATATAAATGAGGTtgttttaacattaactttaCAAGCTTGTAGACTACATtagactttatttgactttagaGGTCTTCAAATCCAGATGGTGTCCTACAACGTTTAGGTAGTCTCTGGTCCATcacacctgaattaaatggCTCAATCACCTTCTCAGTATGCAGCCatgttctccagagtcctgctattgacctcattatttgattcaggtctgttgaagcagagacacgtCTAAAGGTTGCAAGATTTTACCCCTGATCTACATTT contains:
- the LOC102229044 gene encoding protein FAM78B-like; this encodes MYGLIVLILVESQPAARFPGPVRFSFSCAVMGCIQSIACNKSRIKRENIVVHDLSATIDHCPTVIEENSPIVLRYKTPYFKAAARIVMPPIPRNETWVVGWIQACTQMEFYNTYGDIGMSSWELPQLREGLVRAISDSDGISYPWYGNTTETVTIVGPTSKPSRFTVSMNDNFYPSVTWAVPVSESNTPLLTNIKRDQSFTTWLVALNTTSKEKILLHTIKWRMRVDIVVDPAQPLGSRARLVGRLYQEQPRVLSRMEPVPPNAMGKPNANDAQVLMWRPRRGPPLVVIPPK